The Engraulis encrasicolus isolate BLACKSEA-1 chromosome 4, IST_EnEncr_1.0, whole genome shotgun sequence genome includes a window with the following:
- the ticrr gene encoding treslin, with translation MASYNVFFVVDVDQQTEFDVNTNGVSPHPLKQWILKCLLYFGNKHGIDKVRWGYKFFYSLHPRSSSFISRGSDFREITEKSFDDFESEFASKFDGKSATLPVPPKLNTTPAAAVQNALKEALLDFQWDRPDITSPTKLTLRPRRGTRFGRAPASPDDELSSQGNNVLFVLTRCPRARADLEEFVDPRGNHSGGPKDLSERFLHKGLHDVLLQRRVVLHWIDTTPYCQAMASGDTLGSDSISDTLRQMGGNVVPMDALHTVCQPNAQVGPDLACLPLGLGQPWFPLDSSIGYILNSKKLHLQAFSFVEGVLRCGQGTDETSLTGSVTLKPISSRQSWLSAPVEITLRSLVHNWNPRTLEQAATECWTLQAAADQPGVGQLLKDMSTRGICMMADVSCGGLTHTAVMSPLSAHAVLLTLLPSLAAPGSDPAAPAVDSQLSHEELSDLPDVVNSVLNVIFPLMEDGEYFDESTSDVPFSDWARQELRQGGSSVCAGLVENWFPESDESGVTANLMESMRLLHAAPDEGAVEQGEELPGPQQELLSGLAELYQSSTAEGTLKGKKRGAQRTPVRQKMKTMSRSLQMLNFARLNVKAQKSHTDPEAQAGGSRGGGPERALTKRRSGDQARTRTSSDSINIKTEDELVSELKSSYQRAVEERQSSFTTVIQNLLTMVTAFLKRSKSSEEQTPALIEKSILKSSKSVRQQYGSAPDTENKIRECQLQAALRLALCQQMHANPEHNERVEEMVEEVADMLRIISLTRDPVYLTKFLQDDILPVYLSSIPRILADVYNSLGTQLPEALVAVLPPDFFSDDSVHRDSVSPAASSVSVTLNPASDAGERLEELRTRSARKKRNERLSRHRSMAEASQSLRQIEMPRKSTRVTKPKSSVSVEEKNIEQPPPPPQKQTVQEVTKVRRNLFNQEKPSPSKRSKMPRSQSVSAVEGLRKRKRSQMADVSDHHALLTKKVTETPLHKQVSNRLLHRQITGRRSAESDVSIVEESPVKPADVRRSPRIKKFARRHSSVFYSSAQPRSRNLERVLSSSQLPNSEGRIGSISVGQVKSPVRLLFGAAKSPGRPSTSTGSVGSRSSRRRLLGSTDSDVFESPTKMSRRCRTPTKSPCRTPRKSPRKTPNKSPHQLPPLVTTRVTPRTLRSSSSAAAFSSPSTSSQRPTSEGASRRALWGGSPSRHSAQRSLDMHTPKKSSPKGLFKTPVKKDSPLKGPLCTPGKKELCSPLKSILKTPVKALLDCLSPGGALLFQSPTGTGRTPKKTVTWSPSPRKLHAEHVARSPFKVPESPLSSARASPRSRTPVKSLSPAKMVDQTPEKSSGHVDQMSPLIAPISLPKKRLLRSLHISVEDVKVVEQSEPTALQHNSSTAECPSTPNGKNVSPQQTHCMLRRSLRTPQKDCPQQSPSKTPSTPHTGNATPKKAEPLPTSPMETQSAATPGRRYNLRRSSTHDNLPAQPQQTCIPITEETLSLEVQVTGPNAEVESSQAAHDKSEQHSSSSDSHQLDSSEFSMATTEDESIDISDAAVVRTQLTGGIKMNISFTRKSSLSKVPSASENVEPSISISPPVSRNYGFRQTPDRQQREAAARLGYATTVPKFSTPRASKPKPQAVSTPGPLTYQVELDMQSSGLPKLRFKRTDSFNTVEGPGDGLGKAGSPSVRFPKTPRVDSPLAHCTKHRGDPGCRSPSLCTPGKGSIQTRICQSYTPTHTPGGTPSPPSAGEVFAWTPSPQSRADGLNSWPRKKRVGVGVSAKEQGVGGPQQQQPLLREELEDPELEGVFRLQEVEECRDVPGALVMSKPRKRRGEQSPAKELVEDMDMDMDWTEALVTQFDAKEARMSDDMGWLMGKESLSAVVTPPSSKVKKPVTASGILALTQSPLLFKEKTSAKKKRAEMEGESCTGVAYEVDQSPSSQPRRQVVPGRTYTRKRLLN, from the exons ATGGCATCTTACAACGTGTTTTTTGTTGTCGACGTTGACCAGCAAACTGAGTTTGACGTAAACACCAATGGTGTCAGTCCCCATCCGTTGAAACAATGGATTCTTAAATGTTTACTGTACTTCGGAAACAAGCACGGCATCGACAAGGTGCGATGGGGGTACAAGTTCTTTTATTCGCTACATCCCCGCAGCAGCAGTTTTATATCTAGAGGGTCTGACTTTAGGGAAATCACAGAGAAGTCTTTTGATGATTTCGAGTCGGAATTCGCTTCCAAATTTGATGGGAAGTCGGCAACGCTTCCTGTCCCCCCAAAACTCAATACcacacctgctgctgctgtccagAATGCCTTGAAAGAAGCTCTGCTGGACTTTCAATGGGACCGGCCAGATATTACATCGCCAACCAAGCTAACCCTGCGTCCCAGAAGGGGGACTCGTTTTGGAAGAGCCCCTGCTTCACCAGACGATGAACTGTCAAGCCAGGGCAACAATGTCTTGTTTGTACTCACCCGCTGTCCTCGTGCAAGGGCTGACTTGGAGGAGTTTGTTGACCCCCGTGGCAATCACAGTGGTGGACCTAAAGACTTATCTGAGCGCTTTCTTCATAAAGGGCTGCACGATGTGCTGCTTCAACGCCGTGTTGTCCTTCACTGGATTGACACTACACCATATTGCCAG GCAATGGCCAGTGGGGATACTCTTGGATCTGACTCGATAAGCGATACCCTGAGGCAAATGGGTGGCAATGTGGTGCCCATGGATGCCCTGCACACGGTTTGCCAGCCGAATGCCCAAGTGGGCCCAGACCTGGCATGCCTACCGCTTGGACTGGGGCAACCATGGTTTCCACTGGACTCCAGCATTGGTTACATCCTGAACTCCAAGAAACTGCATCTTCAGGCTTTTTCATTTGTCGAAGGGGTTCTGCGGTGTGGCCAAGGTACCG aTGAGACCTCGCTAACGGGCAGCGTGACCCTGAAGCCAATATCCAGCCGACAGTCCTGGCTCTCTGCGCCTGTGGAGATTACACTGAGGTCTTTGGTACACAACTGGAACCCACGCACGCTGGAACAGGCTGCCACCGAGTGCTGGACGCTACAGGCCGCAGCTGATCAGCCCGGTGTGGGACAACTCCTCAAAGACATGTCAACACGAGGGATCTGCATG ATGGCGGATGTAAGTTGTGGGGGGctgacacacacagctgtgatgtCACCACTCTCAGCTCACGCTGTTCTGCTGACCCTGTTGCCGTCCCTGGCGGCCCCTGGCAGTGACCCCGCGGCCCCAGCCGTAGACTCCCAGCTGTCCCATGAGGAGCTGTCAGACCTGCCGGATGTGGTGAACAGTGTACTGAACGTGATTTTCCCCctgatggaggatggagagtaCTTTGATG AGAGCACCAGTGACGTTCCATTCTCCGACTGGGCCAGACAGGAGCTGAGGCAGGGGGGTAGCTCTGTGTGTGCTGGCCTGGTGGAGAACTGGTTTCCAGAGTCCGACGAGTCGGGTGTCACCGCCAACCTCATGGAGTCGATGAG ACTGCTGCATGCTGCCCCAGACGAGGGCGCTGTTGAGCAGGGAGAGGAGTTGCCGGGTCCCCAGCAGGAGCTGCTGTCCGGCCTGGCCGAGCTctaccagagcagcacagcagagGGAACTCTCAAGGGCAAGAAGC GTGGCGCTCAGCGCACGCCGGTGCGGCAAAAGATGAAGACCATGAGCCGCTCGCTGCAGATGCTCAACTTTGCCCGGCTGAACGTGAAGGCCCAGAAGAGCCACACGGACCCCGAGGCCCAGGCAGGGGGCAGCAGAGGAGGGGGGCCGGAGAGAGCCCTCACCAAGCGACGCTCAGGGGACCAggccagaaccagaaccagctCTGACTCTATAA ACATCAAGACTGAAGATGAGCTGGTATCGGAGCTGAAGTCCAGTTACCAGAGAGCGGTAGAGGAGAGGCAGTCCTCCTTCACCACAGTTATACAGAACCTGCTTACCATGGTCACTGCATTCTTAAAACGTTCAAAGTCATCTGAG GAGCAGACCCCAGCTTTAATTGAAAAGAGCATTTTGAAGTCCAGTAAATCAGTGCGGCAGCAGTATGGAAGTGCTCCAGACACCGAGAACAAGATCAGAGA GTGCCAGTTACAGGCAGCCCTGAGACTGGCCCTCTGCCAACAGATGCATGCCAACCCGGAGCACAACGAGCGCGTGGAGGAGATGGTGGAAGAG GTTGCTGATATGCTGCGGATCATCTCTCTGACCAGAGATCCAGTCTACCTGACCAAATTTCTGCAGGATGACATCCTGCCAGT GTACCTGAGCTCCATCCCTCGTATCCTGGCGGACGTGTATAACAGCCTGGGTACACAGCTGCCTGAGGCACTGGTGGCCGTGCTACCCCCGGACTTCTTCAGTGACGACTCAGTGCACAGGGACAGTGTGTCTCCCGCTGCCTCCTCTGTGTCCGTCACCCTCAACCCCGCCTCTGACGCCGGGGAACGCCTGGAGGAGCTACGCACACGCTCTGCACgcaagaaaag AAATGAGAGGCTTTCAAGACATCGAAGCATGGCGGAGGCTTCCCAGAGTCTCCGTCAAATTGAGATGCCTCGAAAATCTACCAGGGTG ACCAAACCAAAGTCCAGTGTGTCTGTTGAGGAAAAGAACATCGAACAACCTCCACCACCTCCGCAAAAGCAAACTGTTCAAG AAGTTACCAAGGTACGCAGGAACCTCTTCAATCAGGAGAAGCCCTCTCCGAGCAAGAGGTCCAAAATGCCCCGCAGCCAGTCTGTGTCTGCCGTGGAGGGACTGAGGAAACGCAAGCGATCTCAGATGGCTGACGTCAGCG ATCACCATGCTCTCCTAACGAAGAAAGTGACTGAGACGCCATTGCACAAGCAAGTTTCCAACCGACTGTTACACAGACAGATCACTGGCAG GAGATCGGCCGAAAGTGACGTCAGCATTGTGGAGGAATCACCAGTCAAACCAGCAG ATGTGAGGCGGAGCCCCAGGATAAAGAAATTTGCACGGAGGCATTCAAGCGTGTTCTACTCCAGCGCACAGCCGCGATCCCGAAACCTGGAGCGCGTCCTCTCCTCATCCCAGCTGCCCAACAGCGAAGGAAGGATAG GAAGTATCAGTgttggtcaagtcaagtcacccgTGCGTCTGCTGTTTGGTGCCGCCAAGTCCCCTGGGAGACCCTCCACATCCACTGGCTCTGTCGGCAGTCGAAGCAGCCGAAGGCGGTTACTTGGCTCCACAGACTCTGATGTATTCGAG AGTCCTACCAAGATGTCAAGGAGATGCAGAACGCCCACCAAATCTCCCTGTAGAACGCCCAGAAAATCTCCTCGCAAGACACCCAATAAATCACCTCACCAGCTGCCTCCGCTCGTCACGACGCGGGTAACTCCCAGGACCCTTCGCTCTTCCTCGTCCGCTGCAGCCTTCAGCTCCCCATCCACTTCCTCTCAGAGGCCGACCAGCGAAGGAGCAAGCAGACGAGCCTTATGGGGGGGGAGCCCCAGCAGACACTCAGCCCAGAGGAGCCTGGACATGCACACTCCGAAAAAGAGCTCGCCCAAAGGATTGTTTAAGACGCCGGTGAAAAAGGACAGCCCCCTGAAAGGGCCTCTTTGCACGCCGGGTAAGAAAGAGCTCTGCAGCCCTCTGAAGAGTATCCTGAAGACGCCGGTGAAGGCTCTGCTTGACTGCCTCTCGCCTGGTGGAGCCCTGCTCTTCCAGAGTCCCACCGGCACAGGCAGAACGCCCAAAAAGACTGTGACTTGGTCTCCCTCACCTCGGAAGTTGCATGCTGAGCATGTAGCTAGATCGCCCTTCAAAGTTCCGGAATCTCCGCTGAGTTCAGCTCGCGCATCGCCACGGTCACGGACACCTGTCAAGTCTCTCAGCCCGGCTAAGATGGTAGATCAGACACCAGAAAAGTCCTCTGGTCATGTTGACCAAATGTCCCCATTAATCGCTCCAATAAGTTTACCTAAGAAACGACTTTTGAGGAGTCTGCACATTTCTGTGGAGGATGTCAAAGTGGTAGAACAATCAGAACCAACTGCATTACAACACAACAGCAGCACTGCAGAGTGCCCGTCTACACCAAATGGCAAGAACGTGTCACCACAGCAGACTCACTGCATGTTGAGACGGTCTTTGAGGACGCCACAGAAGGACTGCCCTCAGCAATCGCCTTCGAAGACACCCAGTACACCTCACACAGGAAATGCAACTCCGAAGAAGGCAGAGCCTCTACCTACAAGTCCTATGGAGACCCAGAGTGCTGCTACCCCAGGGAGGCGCTACAATCTCCGCAGATCCTCAACTCATGACAATCTACCCGCACAGCCCCAACAAACCTGCATCCCCATCACAGAGGAAACACTATCGCTGGAAGTTCAAGTCACAGGCCCAAATGCTGAGGTTGAATCCAGCCAGGCAGCTCATGACAAGTCAGAACAGCACAGCTCTTCCTCAGACTCCCACCAGCTGGACTCCTCCGAATTCAGCATGGCCACCACAGAGGACGAGAGCATTGACATCTCGGACGCGGCGGTGGTGAGAACGCAGCTCACGGGCGGCATAAAGATGAACATCTCCTTCACCAGGAAGTCCTCTCTGTCCAAGGTGCCCTCGGCGTCCGAGAACGTGGAGCCGTCCATATCCATCTCGCCGCCCGTCTCGCGCAACTACGGCTTCCGCCAAACGCCCGACCGCCAGCAGAGGGAGGCGGCAGCGCGGCTGGGTTACGCCACCACCGTGCCCAAGTTCTCCACGCCGCGCGCCTCCAAGCCGAAGCCCCAGGCGGTCAGCACGCCGGGGCCCCTGACCTATCAGGTGGAGCTGGACATGCAGTCCTCCGGGCTCCCCAAGCTCCGCTTCAAACGCACGGACTCCTTTAACACCGTAGAGGGGCCAGGGGACGGGCTGGGTAAAGCTGGCTCCCCTAGTGTTCGCTTCCCCAAGACGCCTCGTGTGGACAGCCCCCTGGCACACTGCACCAAGCACCGTGGAGACCCCGGCTGCCGATCCCCCTCGCTGTGCACGCCGGGCAAGGGGAGCATCCAGACACGCATATGCCAGTcctacacgcccacacacaccccgGGCGGCACGCCCTCCCCACCCAGCGCCGGAGAGGTCTTCGCCTGGACGCCGTCGCCTCAGAGCCGGGCAGACGGCCTCAACAGCTGGCCACGGAAGAAGCGGGTGGGCGTGGGGGTGAGTGCCAAGGAGCAGGGCGTCGGGggaccgcagcagcagcagcccctccTGCGGGAGGAGCTGGAGGACCCGGAGCTGGAGGGAGTGTTCAGACTGCAGGAGGTCGAGGAGTGCAGGGACGTCCCCGGCGCTCTGGTCATGTCCAAgcccaggaagaggagaggggagcagtctCCTGCCAAAGAGCTGGTGGAGGATATGGATATGGACATGGACTGGACAGAGGCCCTGGTCACGCAGTTTGATGCCAAAGAGGCGCGCATGAGTGACGACATGGGCTGGCTCATGGGGAAGGAGTCTCTGAGTGCAG TGGTGACTCCTCCCAGCTCCAAAGTGAAGAAGCCGGTGACTGCTAGTGGTATTCTGGCCCTCACACAGTCCCCGCTGCTGTTTAAGGAGAAGACCTCAGCAAAGAAGAAACGTGCAGAGATGGAAG gTGAATCGTGCACGGGTGTTGCATATGAAGTGGACCAATCCCCCAGTAGCCAGCCCCGGCGCCAGGTAGTCCCTGGAAGAACCTACACCAGGAAAAGGTTGCTGAACTAA
- the LOC134447893 gene encoding U7 snRNA-associated Sm-like protein LSm10, protein MEVSHSIRERTIAENSLVILLQGLQGQVTTVDLRDDSKARGRVVNVDAFMNVRLEEVLYQDRKGHLTKLADLFITGRNIRYVHIPDNMDIVDTIKTQLAKIHRVRDFGGKGTGRKEYPKAKGKK, encoded by the coding sequence ATGGAAGTGTCACACTCCATCCGAGAGCGGACCATCGCAGAGAACAGCCTGGTCATCCTCCTGCAAGGTCTGCAAGGCCAAGTGACCACAGTTGACCTGCGGGACGACAGCAAAGCTAGAGGCCGCGTGGTCAATGTTGACGCCTTCATGAATGTCCGACTGGAAGAGGTGCTGTACCAAGATCGCAAGGGTCACCTCACAAAACTGGCTGACCTATTCATCACTGGGCGCAACATTCGCTATGTACATATTCCAGACAACATGGATATTGTGGACACTATCAAAACCCAGCTCGCCAAGATTCACAGAGTTCGTGATTTCGGAGGGAAAGGGACTGGAAGGAAAGAATACCCAAAAGCGAAAGGGAAAAAATGA
- the c4h11orf96 gene encoding uncharacterized protein C11orf96 homolog, with protein sequence MAARQMEVMVGFPMLPAHLLSSAMEEFPQQLPVPKGPARGRSRPRRPREARFKTQPVTFAEIAEVEEEGASPLEEERARRSFLQSLENLRRSTQNLQGGSATPARAMAHSSSSTPTQASLDSASDSDSAQ encoded by the coding sequence ATGGCCGCCCGTCAGATGGAGGTGATGGTGGGCTTCCCCATGCTGCCCGCTCACCTGCTCTCCTCCGCCATGGAGGAGTTCCCCCAGCAGCTGCCCGTGCCCAAGGGTCCCGCCCGGGGCCGCAGCCGCCCGCGCCGCCCCCGCGAGGCCCGCTTCAAGACCCAGCCGGTCACCTTCGCCGAGATCgccgaggtggaggaggagggcgcCTCcccgctggaggaggagagggcgcgCCGCTCCTTCCTGCAGTCCCTGGAGAACCTGCGCAGGAGCACCCAGAACCTGCAGGGAGGGAGCGCCACTCCAGCCCGCGCCATGGCTCACTCCTcttcatccacacccacacaagcCAGCCTGGACTCGGCCAGCGACTCCGACTCTGCACAGTGA